One part of the Bacillus sp. FJAT-27916 genome encodes these proteins:
- the thiI gene encoding tRNA uracil 4-sulfurtransferase ThiI: MKFDHIVVRYGEITLKKRNRKSFITQLKKNVKNALMDYPNVRIEAQHERMYIHLNGAGHEEVIDRMKKVYGISSLSPALKVEKEIPAIQESALFYINNLSRDIETFKIDAKRADKTFPYSTYDLNGLVGGYCLQHKEGLKVDVHNPDLKLRVEVRKDAAYITGEKIAAAGGLPIGSSGSAMLMLSGGIDSPVAGFLTMKRGVEIECVHFYSPPFTSERSKQKVIDLAEKLAEVNGRMVLHIVPFTEIQKLIQKQIPDNYTMTTTRRLMLRVTDAIREQRKALAIVTGESLGQVASQTMESMFTINEVTNTPILRPLLAMDKTEIIEIAERIGTHDISIRPFEDCCTVFTPANPKTKPRREKVNHYESFTDFEPYIQEAVEKTETIIFSNKEKKKEEATDELF; this comes from the coding sequence ATTAAATTTGACCATATTGTCGTGCGTTACGGGGAGATAACCTTAAAGAAACGAAACCGTAAAAGCTTTATCACCCAACTGAAGAAAAATGTGAAAAATGCCTTGATGGATTATCCGAATGTGCGGATTGAAGCGCAGCATGAGCGCATGTATATTCATTTAAACGGTGCGGGCCATGAAGAGGTGATTGACCGTATGAAAAAAGTATATGGTATTTCCTCTTTAAGTCCAGCCCTGAAAGTGGAAAAGGAAATTCCGGCCATTCAGGAATCGGCACTCTTCTATATCAACAACCTTTCAAGAGATATTGAGACATTCAAGATTGATGCAAAACGGGCTGACAAGACATTTCCTTATTCAACCTATGACCTGAATGGGCTCGTTGGCGGATATTGCCTCCAGCATAAGGAAGGCTTGAAGGTAGATGTGCATAATCCGGATCTGAAGCTCCGTGTTGAGGTACGCAAGGATGCTGCCTATATTACGGGTGAGAAGATTGCTGCTGCAGGCGGTTTGCCAATCGGGAGCAGCGGTTCTGCGATGCTTATGCTAAGCGGCGGCATTGACAGCCCTGTTGCAGGATTCTTAACGATGAAGCGAGGCGTAGAGATTGAATGCGTCCACTTCTACAGCCCGCCGTTCACGAGTGAACGCTCTAAACAGAAGGTCATTGATTTGGCGGAGAAATTAGCAGAAGTGAATGGGCGGATGGTGCTGCATATCGTTCCATTTACCGAAATCCAAAAGCTCATCCAAAAGCAAATCCCGGATAATTATACGATGACAACAACACGCCGGCTTATGCTGCGTGTCACTGATGCGATTCGGGAACAGCGCAAAGCCCTCGCTATCGTTACCGGAGAGAGCCTAGGCCAGGTGGCCAGCCAGACGATGGAGAGTATGTTTACAATTAACGAAGTGACGAATACACCTATTCTTCGTCCTCTATTAGCCATGGACAAAACGGAGATCATTGAGATTGCCGAGCGAATTGGCACGCATGACATCTCCATCCGTCCGTTTGAGGATTGCTGTACCGTCTTCACGCCGGCCAATCCTAAGACAAAGCCTAGAAGAGAGAAGGTTAATCATTACGAATCCTTCACGGATTTTGAACCATATATCCAAGAAGCTGTAGAAAAAACAGAGACCATTATCTTCAGCAATAAGGAGAAGAAAAAGGAAGAAGCAACGGACGAGTTGTTCTAA
- the sppA gene encoding signal peptide peptidase SppA: MNKKRWLSLGIAAVIFFASILMNSISLLASSDDKVMSEFFEAEEEVIEDGDYEQKIVVLDIDGTIADTGEESSLLSTGGYNHQALLKHLDTVAEDDTIGGLVLEVNSPGGGVHESAEIHRKIQAVKKAGKPVYVAMGSMAASGGYYVSTPADKIYASPETLTGSLGVIMQSYNFEGLAEKYGIDFVTIKSGKFKDMGNSFRDMTDEEKKILQSLVDNSYNQFVKVIAEGRGMSEDEVRKVADGRIYDGRQAKDLNLIDELGYIDDAIAGMKKNEDLKGAAVVKLTDTIGFGSMLNLKLTQWVGGNNEAGIIKSIMTENQSPQMMYLYSGE, encoded by the coding sequence GTGAACAAAAAAAGATGGCTTAGCTTAGGGATTGCAGCAGTTATTTTCTTCGCATCAATCTTAATGAATTCGATTTCCTTGCTGGCTTCTTCAGATGACAAAGTTATGTCCGAATTCTTCGAAGCGGAAGAGGAAGTCATTGAGGATGGAGATTATGAGCAGAAAATTGTCGTCCTGGATATCGATGGAACGATTGCTGATACAGGTGAGGAGTCCTCACTCCTATCCACGGGCGGATATAATCATCAGGCATTGCTTAAACATTTAGATACCGTTGCTGAGGATGATACAATCGGCGGGCTTGTACTTGAAGTGAATTCACCTGGAGGCGGTGTCCATGAGAGTGCGGAAATCCACCGGAAGATTCAGGCGGTCAAAAAAGCTGGAAAGCCAGTGTATGTAGCCATGGGCTCAATGGCTGCTTCAGGCGGGTATTATGTCTCAACGCCAGCAGATAAGATTTATGCAAGTCCAGAGACATTAACGGGGTCACTGGGTGTTATCATGCAAAGCTATAATTTTGAAGGCCTTGCCGAAAAATACGGGATTGATTTTGTTACGATTAAGAGCGGGAAATTCAAGGATATGGGAAACTCCTTCCGTGATATGACCGATGAGGAAAAGAAAATTCTCCAATCTTTAGTGGATAACTCCTATAATCAATTCGTGAAGGTAATTGCAGAGGGAAGAGGCATGTCTGAAGATGAGGTCCGTAAAGTGGCGGATGGCCGGATCTATGACGGCCGTCAGGCGAAGGATTTGAATCTTATTGATGAGCTTGGCTATATCGATGATGCTATTGCCGGCATGAAGAAAAATGAAGACCTGAAGGGTGCAGCTGTTGTTAAGCTGACAGATACAATTGGGTTTGGCTCCATGCTGAATTTAAAGCTCACTCAATGGGTTGGAGGTAATAATGAGGCAGGTATCATTAAAAGCATCATGACCGAAAATCAATCTCCGCAAATGATGTACCTATATTCTGGAGAGTAA
- a CDS encoding RDD family protein — MTDIHENSLNEQDTHIQAAEDFSPEGKGLTRAGFWMRFWAYIIDFLIVGSISRLFIKPIFRLLDIPIDSSGILSPYTVVDSIVFFGYFFIMTFIFAQTLGKMVMGLHVTSLTQDKLDWKTVLFREWIGRYISAFFLLGYIVVAFNPRKQGFHDMFSDTVVVLDKER, encoded by the coding sequence ATGACGGATATTCATGAGAACAGCTTGAACGAGCAAGATACACATATACAGGCGGCCGAGGATTTCTCCCCAGAAGGGAAGGGGCTGACCCGTGCCGGTTTTTGGATGAGGTTTTGGGCGTACATAATTGATTTTCTGATTGTAGGGAGCATCAGCCGGCTTTTTATCAAGCCGATTTTCCGGCTGCTCGATATTCCCATTGACAGCAGCGGAATTTTATCGCCGTATACGGTGGTTGATTCAATTGTCTTTTTCGGATATTTTTTCATTATGACGTTCATTTTTGCCCAAACATTAGGGAAAATGGTGATGGGACTGCATGTTACTTCGCTGACTCAAGATAAGCTGGATTGGAAGACGGTATTGTTCAGGGAATGGATAGGAAGATATATTTCAGCCTTCTTCCTGCTTGGTTATATTGTCGTAGCCTTTAACCCGCGCAAACAAGGCTTCCATGATATGTTCAGCGATACAGTAGTCGTCCTTGATAAAGAGCGCTAG
- a CDS encoding DUF2953 domain-containing protein has product MVILSICLLVLFIVLICFILSTVTLSFRYEKTIHKNELEIKVQMWWGMLHYGKNIKLGEPMANGKKAESEEGQEEEQPLDEMDGSFHALAKLLSDLKEYRAATKEVTTDIRLTNLEISLSYGTGNAPTTAMATGILWGIVGTGISIIGRYFQLEVVPKTEVVPYFMMKKPLELYVGCIGKIRMANAIRAIWKLARFMQSKKQLHKTGGKSHKGKNQMA; this is encoded by the coding sequence TTGGTCATTCTATCGATTTGCTTACTTGTATTGTTCATAGTGCTGATCTGTTTCATCCTATCGACTGTTACCTTGTCTTTTCGATATGAAAAAACGATTCATAAAAATGAGCTTGAAATCAAGGTACAGATGTGGTGGGGAATGCTTCATTATGGGAAAAACATAAAGCTGGGAGAACCGATGGCAAACGGAAAGAAGGCTGAATCTGAAGAAGGACAGGAGGAGGAGCAGCCGCTTGATGAGATGGACGGGTCCTTCCATGCGCTCGCTAAATTATTATCTGATTTGAAAGAGTACAGAGCCGCGACAAAGGAGGTTACGACTGATATTCGATTGACCAATCTGGAGATCTCCCTGTCCTATGGAACGGGAAATGCACCGACAACGGCGATGGCAACGGGCATATTATGGGGGATCGTTGGTACAGGCATTTCAATCATTGGTCGTTATTTTCAACTGGAGGTTGTTCCGAAAACCGAGGTCGTTCCTTATTTCATGATGAAAAAACCGCTTGAGCTCTATGTTGGATGCATAGGAAAGATCAGAATGGCAAACGCTATAAGGGCAATATGGAAATTAGCTCGATTTATGCAAAGCAAGAAGCAGCTGCATAAGACTGGCGGAAAAAGCCATAAGGGCAAAAATCAAATGGCCTAA
- a CDS encoding cysteine desulfurase family protein, with the protein MIYLDNSATTQPYPAVLDSFMKVSTGFWGNPSSLHGFGGKAEQLLAKAREQAANMLGVNPAEIIFTSGGSESNNLAIKGAALQYKGRGKHIITSSIEHPSVLNPTEQLKDLGYEITYLPVDEVGRVCVNQLKEAIREETILVSIMHINNEIGSIQPIEEIGELLKQYPKILFHVDGVQGYSKVNLSLSRSHVDLYSLSGHKIHGLKGTGLLYKREGIKLSPLIAGGNQESGFRSGTESVAGAVSLAKAMRLVTEQSVKSLERMKELQAYTMSRLAEVDGVVINTPQNGAAPHIINFSIPGLKSEAFVHTLEDEEIYVSTTSACSSKKKSMSHTLLQMGKSEKIASSSIRISLHFDLEKKDIDQAVSAVDKAIQMLSEVSKK; encoded by the coding sequence ATGATTTATTTGGACAACAGTGCAACGACACAACCATATCCAGCCGTGCTGGATTCATTTATGAAGGTTTCAACTGGCTTTTGGGGAAATCCTTCCTCGCTCCATGGCTTTGGAGGAAAGGCCGAACAATTGCTTGCGAAGGCACGTGAACAAGCCGCAAATATGCTGGGGGTGAATCCAGCAGAGATTATTTTTACCTCTGGAGGTTCAGAGAGCAATAATCTCGCTATTAAGGGGGCGGCCCTGCAATACAAAGGCCGGGGAAAGCATATTATCACATCCTCTATTGAACATCCCTCCGTGCTTAATCCGACAGAGCAGCTGAAGGATTTAGGGTATGAGATTACCTATCTGCCGGTGGATGAAGTTGGACGTGTATGTGTGAATCAATTAAAGGAAGCGATACGGGAAGAGACGATTCTCGTTTCGATTATGCATATCAATAATGAGATAGGCTCTATCCAGCCAATCGAAGAAATAGGGGAGCTGCTGAAGCAGTATCCAAAGATTCTCTTCCATGTAGATGGCGTACAGGGCTATAGTAAGGTGAATCTTTCCTTGAGCCGTTCCCATGTAGATCTGTATTCATTATCAGGTCATAAGATACATGGATTGAAGGGAACGGGCCTTCTGTACAAACGGGAGGGAATTAAGCTATCTCCTCTCATTGCCGGCGGAAACCAGGAGTCGGGATTCAGGAGCGGGACAGAAAGTGTGGCCGGAGCCGTATCATTAGCTAAGGCGATGCGTCTTGTGACGGAGCAGAGTGTGAAAAGTCTTGAAAGGATGAAGGAGCTGCAAGCCTATACGATGAGCCGGCTGGCAGAAGTAGATGGCGTTGTCATCAATACGCCTCAGAACGGGGCCGCACCGCATATTATTAATTTTTCGATTCCAGGCCTAAAATCAGAGGCCTTTGTGCATACGCTTGAGGATGAGGAGATTTATGTCTCTACGACAAGTGCCTGCTCCTCAAAGAAAAAATCAATGAGTCATACATTGCTTCAAATGGGCAAGAGCGAGAAAATCGCCAGCAGCTCAATCCGAATCAGCCTTCATTTTGATTTGGAGAAAAAAGATATCGATCAGGCCGTTTCCGCAGTGGACAAGGCCATTCAAATGTTAAGTGAGGTTAGTAAAAAATGA
- a CDS encoding alpha/beta-type small acid-soluble spore protein produces the protein MSNNSNNLLVPGVEQALDQMKYEIASEFGVQLGGETTSRANGSVGGEITKRLVQMAEQQLGGGYSR, from the coding sequence ATGTCAAACAACTCAAACAACCTTTTGGTACCAGGAGTAGAACAAGCTCTTGATCAAATGAAATACGAAATCGCTTCTGAGTTCGGAGTACAACTTGGAGGAGAAACAACTTCTCGCGCTAACGGTTCCGTTGGTGGAGAAATCACAAAACGCCTTGTCCAAATGGCAGAGCAACAATTGGGTGGAGGTTACTCCCGATAA
- the tpx gene encoding thiol peroxidase gives MANVTFKGNPVTLVGTEVKVGDKAPDFTVLANDLSPVTLKSSEGKVRIISVVPSLDTGVCDAQTRKFNEEASKLDNLEVITVSVDLPFAQKRWCAAAGLENVVTVSDHKDLSFGEAYGVYIKELRLLARSVFVVDSQNTVTYVEYVPESTDHPNYEAAIEAAKAAK, from the coding sequence GTGGCGAACGTGACGTTTAAAGGTAATCCGGTTACATTAGTAGGGACAGAAGTAAAAGTGGGTGACAAGGCACCAGATTTTACTGTGCTCGCAAATGATTTATCCCCAGTAACGCTGAAAAGCTCAGAAGGGAAAGTTAGAATTATCAGTGTCGTTCCTTCTCTCGACACAGGTGTATGTGATGCGCAAACCCGCAAATTCAATGAAGAAGCATCTAAACTAGATAATTTAGAAGTTATTACGGTCAGTGTTGACCTGCCATTTGCGCAAAAACGCTGGTGTGCGGCAGCTGGTCTTGAGAATGTCGTAACGGTATCCGATCATAAGGATTTATCCTTTGGAGAGGCATATGGCGTATATATTAAAGAGTTACGTTTGCTTGCGCGCTCTGTATTTGTCGTAGACAGTCAAAATACAGTTACATACGTAGAATATGTACCTGAAAGCACTGACCATCCGAATTATGAAGCGGCAATTGAAGCAGCAAAAGCAGCTAAATAA
- the ytfJ gene encoding GerW family sporulation protein, whose amino-acid sequence MSNHPIGGLMNSAMENLRSMVDVNTIIGDPVETPDGSVIMTVSKVAFGYAAGGSDYQISGPSGEDQRHPFGGGSAGGVYITPIAFLIVSSQGIKMLHLDENTHLIEKLMEATPVAVDKVSSMFSKKGKGMQNDQQTSGIDSMD is encoded by the coding sequence ATGTCTAATCATCCAATTGGCGGATTAATGAATTCGGCGATGGAAAACTTAAGAAGCATGGTAGATGTCAATACTATTATTGGCGATCCTGTCGAAACTCCGGACGGAAGTGTCATTATGACTGTATCGAAGGTGGCATTCGGGTATGCGGCAGGCGGCAGTGATTATCAAATCAGCGGCCCTTCAGGAGAGGATCAAAGACATCCATTTGGCGGCGGAAGTGCTGGCGGTGTCTATATTACCCCAATTGCTTTCTTGATTGTCAGCTCTCAAGGAATTAAAATGCTGCATCTAGATGAAAATACCCATCTAATCGAAAAATTGATGGAAGCTACTCCTGTTGCTGTTGATAAGGTTAGCTCCATGTTTTCGAAAAAGGGAAAAGGAATGCAGAATGATCAGCAAACATCTGGTATAGACAGCATGGATTAA
- the mbcS gene encoding acyl-CoA synthetase MbcS has translation MTENLIAPEQYNLVDEIEKYAKYERRKALIWRNESGLTEEMTYKELMRTVNKTANVFLSEGLKAGDKMLIMVPRLIEAYTVYLAALKIGLVVIPCSEMLRIKDLQYRIDHSEARAVLVHKPFVDTFKGLSSKETLHKFIINGQEEGWIELDDKIKHADSLLKTAKTKREDMAFLSYTSGTTGQPKGVVHTHGWAYAHLRTAASNWLAIEEEDVVWATAGPGWQKWIWSPFLSVLGSGATGFVYNGKFEPKKYLQLLDDYSINVLCCTPTEYRLMAKVDHLSDYKLQHLHSAVSAGEPLNREVIDTFRTHFGVTVRDGYGQTENTLLVGVTKGMDVKPGSMGKPTPGNKVEVIDEEGSPCAVGLTGDIAVHIETPALFKEYYKDPERTSMQFRGDYYITGDKAKKDEDGYFWFEGRRDDIIISSGYTIGPFEVEDALVKHPHVKECAVVASPDEERGQIVKAFVVLREDAPEPSDELIKELQNHVKAMTAPYKYPRKISFVEDLPKTISGKIMRVELRKLEVENQKA, from the coding sequence TTGACTGAGAACCTGATTGCACCTGAGCAATACAATTTAGTGGATGAGATTGAGAAGTATGCAAAATATGAACGTAGAAAAGCGCTTATTTGGAGAAATGAAAGCGGTTTAACGGAAGAGATGACGTACAAGGAGCTTATGAGGACAGTTAATAAAACAGCAAATGTCTTCCTCAGTGAAGGGCTCAAGGCAGGCGATAAGATGCTGATCATGGTACCGAGGCTTATAGAGGCGTATACGGTTTATTTAGCGGCATTAAAGATTGGGCTGGTGGTCATACCATGTTCAGAAATGCTTCGCATAAAGGATTTACAATATCGAATTGACCATTCGGAAGCAAGAGCTGTGCTGGTACATAAACCATTTGTGGATACCTTTAAAGGCTTATCATCCAAAGAAACATTACATAAATTTATCATCAATGGCCAAGAAGAGGGATGGATCGAGCTTGACGACAAAATCAAGCATGCGGATAGCCTTCTAAAGACAGCTAAGACAAAGCGGGAGGATATGGCCTTTCTCTCCTATACATCCGGTACCACTGGGCAGCCAAAAGGTGTCGTTCATACACACGGGTGGGCTTATGCCCATTTACGGACGGCAGCGAGCAATTGGCTCGCGATTGAAGAAGAGGATGTTGTTTGGGCAACGGCGGGGCCAGGCTGGCAGAAATGGATTTGGAGTCCGTTCCTGTCTGTGCTAGGTTCAGGAGCTACGGGTTTTGTTTATAACGGGAAATTTGAGCCTAAGAAATATCTTCAGCTGCTTGATGACTACTCCATTAATGTCCTATGCTGTACACCGACAGAATATCGATTGATGGCCAAGGTCGATCATTTATCAGATTATAAGCTGCAGCACCTTCATAGTGCTGTCTCAGCAGGCGAGCCGCTGAACCGGGAAGTCATTGATACATTTCGGACTCATTTTGGTGTGACCGTCCGGGATGGCTATGGACAAACAGAGAATACGCTCTTGGTCGGTGTAACGAAAGGGATGGATGTTAAACCAGGCTCAATGGGCAAGCCGACACCTGGGAATAAGGTCGAGGTAATTGATGAAGAGGGCAGCCCATGTGCAGTTGGCTTAACAGGCGATATTGCCGTGCATATAGAAACACCAGCTCTTTTTAAGGAATATTATAAGGACCCTGAAAGAACATCGATGCAATTCAGAGGAGATTATTATATAACAGGCGATAAAGCAAAAAAAGATGAGGACGGATACTTTTGGTTTGAGGGGCGCAGAGATGATATTATCATCAGTTCAGGCTATACAATCGGCCCGTTTGAGGTGGAGGATGCGCTCGTGAAACATCCGCATGTAAAGGAATGTGCGGTTGTAGCGAGTCCTGATGAAGAGAGGGGACAAATCGTCAAAGCTTTTGTCGTATTGCGGGAAGATGCCCCGGAGCCTTCCGATGAGCTGATTAAAGAACTGCAGAACCACGTGAAGGCAATGACCGCACCGTACAAATATCCACGTAAAATCTCTTTTGTGGAGGACCTTCCAAAAACGATCTCAGGAAAGATTATGAGGGTCGAATTAAGGAAGCTGGAAGTAGAAAACCAGAAGGCATAG
- a CDS encoding NAD kinase — translation MDNRKNIYFYHKKDKDILERIETIKANTDKYGFKTVENPAEANIIVSIGDDGTFLQAVRKTDFREDCLYAGISLNKKLNMYCDFYIDDTEKMVDAVTRSVIEVRKYPTIEVTIDNEYSFDCLNECSFRSSLIKTFVIEVDIDGQPFETFRGDGMVIATPTGSTAYNKSLNGAVVDPTLHCMQVSEIASMNNNHYRTLGSSFILGSDRVLTLRLSKTGDDYPVIGMDNEAMSIQHIEQLDFRLSGRTIKTVKLRDNSFWEKVQRTFL, via the coding sequence ATGGACAACCGTAAAAATATCTATTTCTATCACAAGAAAGACAAGGATATTCTCGAAAGAATTGAGACCATTAAAGCAAACACAGATAAATACGGGTTCAAAACTGTTGAGAACCCTGCGGAAGCAAATATCATTGTCAGCATCGGTGATGACGGCACATTCCTGCAAGCCGTCCGCAAGACGGATTTCCGGGAGGATTGCCTCTATGCAGGGATATCCCTTAACAAGAAATTAAATATGTACTGTGATTTTTATATTGATGATACAGAAAAGATGGTTGACGCTGTCACCAGATCTGTCATTGAGGTTAGAAAGTACCCGACCATTGAAGTGACCATTGACAATGAGTACAGCTTCGATTGCTTGAATGAATGCTCCTTCCGCTCCTCCTTGATCAAAACTTTTGTCATCGAAGTTGATATTGATGGTCAGCCGTTTGAGACATTCCGCGGGGATGGGATGGTTATTGCAACCCCTACCGGTTCGACCGCCTACAATAAATCCCTTAACGGAGCTGTCGTTGACCCAACATTGCATTGTATGCAGGTAAGCGAAATCGCATCCATGAATAATAACCATTACCGGACATTAGGCTCCTCCTTCATTCTCGGAAGCGACCGCGTACTTACACTCCGTCTTTCTAAAACGGGTGATGATTATCCGGTCATTGGAATGGACAATGAGGCCATGAGCATCCAGCATATCGAACAATTGGACTTCCGCCTTAGCGGCCGCACGATTAAAACCGTCAAGCTGCGCGACAACTCCTTTTGGGAAAAGGTTCAGCGGACATTCCTATAA